AGTTCATCGATGAATATTTTGTTCATTTGATGCTCTGCTAACCAAAGAGAAAGTATAGCCATTTCATGAGCAAAATCATCAAGTTCAATACCATAAAACTGAGATAGTTTGATTTCTGTATAAACGGTTTCTGTTTGATATGACTGCTTACTTTCTTTTTTCAATAAATCAATCTGTTTCCAAATTTCGATTTCAAGTTTTCGTAATTCTTTATAAGCAATGATTAAAAAATTTCCACTACCACAAGCAGGGTCGAATACTTTTATTTTTGAGAGTCTAAAGATTAACTTACGGAGTTTATTTGGATTGTCTTTACTTTTTCCGAATTCTTCATACAATTCATTTAAAAACAAAGGTTCAATAACTTTCATAATATTTGGAACTGATGTGTAATGCATTCCAAGGCCGCTTCTATACTCTTCGTTGACTACCGCTTGAATCATTGACCCAAATATATCTGGATTTATTTCACTCCAATTTAAATCTCCACATTCTAAGATAATTTTCCTTGCTTTGGTTGAAAAGGTTGGAGAATGAATAGTATCTCTAAACAAACCTCCATTTACATAAGGAAATGCTTTTAAATAATCAGGTTCTGAACTGTTGTCCTTAGTATTTAATACATGGAAAAGTCTATCGAGAAAACTATGTACATCGCTACCATCTGTTTTTGTGTGTTGAGCAAGTGTATTTGTGAAAATACCTTCATCTTCAAATATTCCAGTATCCTCAGCAAAAAAGCAAAACAATATTCTAGATAAAAAGATATTTAAGTTGTGACCTCCATCATTATAGATATTCGGATTTTCATGTACAAGGATATCGTACAGTTTTGCCATTTCATATGATGCCTTACGGTCAGCATGGTTGTCATTTTTTTGTTGGTATTTTTCCTGACCTGACCATGGCAAAAAGAAGTCAAAGCGTTTATTAATCTCTGAAATAGGAGTATCAAGAGTTAACCCAGTCCTAGTATCTTTTGCTAATAAAGTTTTATAGTCAGTAACTATAACAAAACGAGGATTATGTTTTAAATCTTCCTCACTTTTTGTTAAATCATCGATAGTTGTAAGTAGTTTATCTGATACTACTTCTTTAAATAACACTTTCTTTTTATATAAAACTTCACCCTCTTTATTAGATAAATTAAAATCTCCTTTTTTTAAACGGGTAATTGAAGTTTTTGAAATACCATAAGCGACTAAAAGATCATAGATAAAATTTTCATTATCAATTGATTTTACAAGTTCGTTGAGGTTTTTTTCTATTTGAGTGGAGTTCATTTTTAATCTGAATCAAATTTCTCAAACTTAGTAATAATCTTCCAAATAGTCATTGATTTGAAATGCATTTTTAATTAAAATGCATCAAAATAAAGTATATTACAAATAAACTAATTAAAATAAAAAACCTCCAATAAAGGAGGTCTTCATACAAACCGGATAAAAAATTATAATTGTGGTATTTATTTGTTATTCAGTAGTTTTTCTAGATAGGCAACTTTGTCTTTTTCTGCTTGTAGAAGTGCTTTATAAAGTTCTTTGTTTTCTTCAAAAGATTCAACCAATTTTTCTATGGGGTTGAAATTAAAATGATTTTGATTGTAATTACCAAAAGCACTATTTGTGCCACTATTGTCATAAAATGTATTAAAAAAATTTACAACATTTTCTTCCGAAAAGTTCTTAATTGCTTCGACTGTCATTCCCAATTCTTTTGCAATTAGTTCTAATTTTTCTTCTTCAACAGTTTCACTTTTTTCAATATTCGAAATTGTTTGCTGTGTGACCCCAATAGCAATTGCTAAAGCTTCTTGTTTCATACCACGAAGCTCGCGAATTCGACCGATGTTACGACCTATATGTTTTGGTTTGATTGTAGTATTCATATTTCAAATGTAATAAAATTTTTAATATGTTTTTGATAAATCAACGACTGAGATAATACCATTTTAAGATAGATTAATCCAAAAATGATGTAGAGTAATATCATTTTGATTTAGACGAGTATGCTTTGACAAAAGCTTGCCATAATCACCAAAATATATTTTATTTAGTTTTTCGGACTCATTCCATTTAGCATCCATTATCCATTGATTAATTTTATCTAGCCAAAAATCAAAATCATCCTTTAAAATAAATGCTAATAGACCGCTCTCTTGTAAATAATTATTAGAGTTATCTCTACCATGTCTACCGTCGCGAAATCTTTGAATTCCAGCACCTTTTCCATAAACATATTCATGTTCAACACGACTTGAATTTTTTGGGATAGGAGTGGGTAAAAGCTTTGCTTCAAAAGTAAATATTAAGATTGCACCAAAATATACACCAATGTCAATAACACTAGATCCTGATTGAGCATTCTCTCTAGCAAAATAAAATTTAGATTGACATTGATTTGTCATGAAGACACAAAAAGATAACGAATGTTGGTTTTCGTTTTTTTTCACACTTAAAATTTCAACAAACTCATCCGACATGTTGAAAGCAGAAATTTCAGATTCAACAAATGTTAGAAGCTGCTGAACAATTTTATTTGGTTCGAGTACCCGAAATTCACTTATACCTGCACCCATAATCAATATCCTGCTTGTTTTAGGTCCAAAAATGTATCATCGGCATCCCTAAGGGCAATACTATTTAACCAATATCTCTGAGCAAGTGGTTTAATAAAAAAAATACAATCGTAATTATCGATATGTGTGTAAACTCTAATTACTCGTTGATAAATTGCTCCACTATTTGAAAGTTTATCTTCTATTATTTCCTTTATTCCATTATCAGGCAAACTGCCATCTATATATTTTAGGTCACCGATTTTTCCATATCCAAATTGATAAATGATATAAGATGATGTAAAAATGGATGTTCCAATTTGCCAGCATTTTTCATCAGTAGCATATATCTCATTAAGGGAATTGCAAAAAGTCTCTCCAAAATTTTCTAACTGTTTTTTATTGACTGAATCTTGTAAAATTTTACCAGAACTTCTGTTTGCAATTGATTTGCCTAAATGTATATAATAGTTAAGTACATCAAATAGAATAAGATTTTCATTTTTGGAAAGATTGACATTATCACCAAAATTCGAATCAAATGGTAATGCCTCTATATCTTCTTTATTTAAATAAGTTTCTTGCTTAACAATTACACTAGCACTATTTGCTAAGACATGAAGTTGATATAATTTTGCAAATCTATTTTTTATTGTATCATAAATTAGTCTCAGTTCTTCAATGTCTACTTTTGGTACACTTAGGCCAGTGAATTTTCTTTTAAACGTTAAATACTTGTTTTTATAGTTTTCAATTAAATAAACAGGAATATTTTCGTTACCTATTACATCTTTCAGCAACAGAAATGGTGGTTGAAATAGCTTTTCATCCCTAATAGCTTCAAACGTTTGTGAAGTTTCCACTTCAGTATTAACCTTTCCATTGGAATCAATATTGACTATTGAATCTTGGTTAGTAATATAGGAAGCTGTATTCTTTTGATTTTCGTTTCCAATGATATAACCAATATTAAATTTCCAATCATTTTTCTTTTGCATTTTCTCTATATACATTCCCAATGTAGGAAAAGAGTTTAATCGGTAAATTAAATGAAAAAGCCTTCCTCCACCTAGCAAATTTGTTTTCCAAATAAACTTTTTATTTTCATCAATTGCCCAACTCCAAGGTACTTTATGGAAATCGTAGTAATCAATTTCAAACCTGATTTTCTTTTCCGATGAAACCATTCGTTTGACTACTACGTGCTCAATGTCCTGATGTGTAGATACAATATTTTGAGCGATAATAGCAATAACCGGAGTGTCTGCTGTTTTATGAAATAAATCTCGCCTCAAATGAGTAAAATCATAAATTTTATTAACTGTAAAGTCTGTAAAAAGTCTTGTTCTATATTTTTGAGAGTTTTTACTATAAAGCAATACATTTGATGGGATGATCATGCAAATTTTATCAGCAAAAAATAAACCACCCTCAAAAAACTTCAAAGCAAAATTATTATCAGGAATAAGATTTGGTTTTATCTTTAAAAGTTCTAATTTTTCGTTTGAAACCGCACTTTTTTTGCTTATGCCTTTTATTGGGTTAAATGGTGGATTACCAATGACAAGATTAAATCTCATTGATTGTTTAACCGCATCATTACACCAATCGAAGAAATCTTTATTTTGAATATTTTTTTGACTTAAATCTTTTAATTCAAGGTTATTCCATATTTCTTGAGGAGTTAATTTATCTAATAAAGCAGTTGTTAGACTGAATACACTAACAAGTGTGGCAGTTTTTTTTAAGTCTACACCAAAAATATTGTCTTCCAATATTTTCTGAGAAATTTTACTGTCTGGATATTGAATATTATCTCTAGTACTATTATTTATTGCCCACCATTGTAAAAGTCTTTTGAAAGCTGCAACAAGAAAAACACCAGATCCGCATGACGGATCAAAAACTCTAAAAGAATTATCCTTAAAAAGTTCGGGTTTATCAAGTGGCATTACTTCATCAATTAGTAGGTTAACTAAATGAATTGGTGTATATACGACGCCTTTCTCTTTGCCTCCTGTATTTCTTACGGACTCAGCTTGAATAAAATTTTCATAAATGGCACTAATTACCTCTGCCGGTAGATGTTTAAAACTGTATTGTTCCCAAATAAAAAGTTGATTGGTTTTCAGATTAATATTTGCTCGAAGAAAATTTGCTAAAAGATTCAAATTAGCATTTGCAATCTGATTTTTTTCAAGTTCAGAAAACTTATCAAATATTTTTCCATTGAATTCATTGGATAAATCATTTAATATCGAAACAAGTAATCCATTTTCAACTACCTCAGCGAATGTTTGTATTTTATGTTTTTTATATAGATTTCTTAAGGTATGCTTGCCCTTATCATCAGTAATATCTTCAAGAAATTTTATTAATATTGAAGTAACTAACAGTTTATCAATAGTCTCAGGTAAAAGATTGAGCTCCTGAGAACTCGTAAATTCCTTTCTAACTGTCATTAAATAATCTAGTAGAAATATGTATGGACTATTTTTTTCATCTATACTCTCAGTAAAATAAGGCTGTTCCCAAAAAGTACCATTACCAAATAAATATGCTGAAAAACGTTCTTCATTAATACCCTCAATTGTTGAAGTAGAGGCAAGCAATAAATTTTCTAGACTTAAATGCCCATTTTGAACCATCGCAGGTTTCCGAGCATTGATAATATCTGTTCGTGTAGATGATTGGATAATGTAGATTTCGTTTCTCCCTGCACTCCATAAGGCAGCATGCAATTTTATGTGGGCAGGAGTATTAAAGAAACTTTCATCTTTGTAAAATATACATACTGCTGGCTCAGAGCGAACTGGTACATCACTAGCAGTATCGTAATACCTTCTAAATAATATTGCGTCAATTCCTAATTTTTTGGCTTCATTGATATACAAAATTTCAGCATTATTTTTTGCAGCATTTACTTGATTACAAAAAACAAGCCCATTCAGAGCGGTATAGTCCAAAATTTTAGTATCCATAGTTTTGTATTACGGCAAATTTAGTGAAAAGTAAATGTATGATGTTTCCGTTTTCAAGTATATATTTAAAAAATCAAAATGTTTTATTTTTATCAGTATTAATCGTGTCTAAATAAAATTGCAGATCATATAGATAAATAAATTCCGTTGCATCTTGTTCCGGCAATTGAGCCAGTTCTACAAAGTTAATATTTTCATAGAATGATTTTTCACCCAAAATGTCTTGCATAATTATATAAACTACATGCAATAAATTCTGATTGTGGCATAGCACAGTAAAGTTTTTTAAGTAGACAATCATATCTATTTTTCTTTCGTCTTCATATTCGAAAGGCATAAATTTAAGTTCACTTGCTTTAAGTGTAATGTCTTTAAAAACATAAGGTTTGTCCAGACCGGCTTCCATTTCATCTATGGATTGTGTAGGTTGTATAAATGCTGTAAACTGCCAGTTTTTGAGTTTAGGTGCTGCATCAACTAATGTTACGACTTGTTCAAAAAACTCCGGGTTTCCACCTGCCGAAATTACTAATTGAATTGGTTCACTATCATTAGCTGGGAACATAAGGATACATTCTAAATCTGTACAGTAATAATGTAAATGTTTGTCAAGCCAAAAGAGAAACATCTTTTGGACTTTTGGTTTTTCATTTCTTAAATTTCTCAGGGTGCTTTCGTTGTATTGAATCCATTCCCAGAATAGCTTTATTGTTTTCATAATTTGGTTTTATTTTCGTTTGTCTAAAGTGTTTTTGTCATAGGAGATTAAATTTACCAGTTCGCGTAATCGGCTTCTAACTCTTAGGCCGTAATGCATTTCGATTTCTGATGCTGACAAATTGGATGTGATGTGTGTTGGAATCTTTTTACTAATAAAAATGTCGTATCGACTTAAAATAATTTCTGCCATCACATTACATTCATTGCCAAAATATTTCAGGTTGTTTTCAATACCTAAATCATCAAAGCATATTATTTTAGGGTCACTGTGGTATAATCTACCATTACTGTATTTGTGGATAATCTGATATCCGTCCTGGATAAATTCAAAGCTTACATCGCGGCAAGGCTTTACAAAAAATTTATGTTCTGTTTTGGTGATGAATTTCATAAGATTCATTAGTGCGGTTTTTCCACAGCCAACCGGACCAGAAAGTAATATTCCCTTACTCAAATTCACGCCGAATTGATTACAGGCTTGTTCATCCCGAAGGAAATAAGCAATAAGTTTATACACTACCGGGTAGTCAATTTCATATATCTTAAATCCTGGCCAATACAATTCACGACCTTTTACTTCGAGCCATGCTATTATTTCCTCGTAACTATAATGGCTCTGAATAGTCTTTTCCCGTTGAGGTGTTGAATTGTTTTGCGCTGTCTGTTCTTCCATGGTTTATGAATTTAGGTACGTTTAACATCCAGTTCTTTGCTGCAGCTTGCCAGTCAGCCATAGGTGTCTTACCGCCAACCAACCAACCGTTACTTTTGAAATAGTTGTAAAACTTATTTGCTTCCAGTTCCGGAAAACTATGTTCTGAGAAAAAAGCTAGAACTTCTTCATAAAGAGGAATGATATCTTTTTCTTTTTTGGCGGAACTTTTTTCTTTTTCTTCTACAAACTCATTTTTAAAAAACGGAACGATACTTTCATTTTTTTTTGCGAGCTCACCCAAGTTTTCAATGTTTAAATCGTCTTTACTGTTTGTATTGTTTGTATAGTTTATAGAAGGTACTAATGCTATTTCATTAACCTGTTCAATACTTGTTTCATCACTTGTACAAAGCTTGTTTACTACTTGTTCATCAACATGTTCAAAATTTGAGGTTGTTTTATCTTTTTTTTGGTGCGGTTTTAGGTCTTCTGCAAAATTGAATAAGTAAACGTGGCTGCCTTTATATGGATTAAATGATGGCTCGTATTTTATATAGCCTAGAGCATGTAAATTTTTTAGGCATTTATGGTAGGTAGCCATGGAACTGATTTTGCTGATGCGCATAATTTCGTCTCTCGAAATGCTTATTGGATTGCGGAACCTGTTGATATTCCAAAATTGAAATAATGCTATATACAAACTGACATGAGTAGGATTGAGCATTTTGTCTTTGGCCACTTTGTCAAAGAATCCGGTTAAGTGTTTGATGTAATTCATAAACCGAATTACTTGGCATTAAACAAATTTTGCTCTGAGTTGACCTTGTTAAGCTCTAATACCTTTTCAATGTCTTGATAGGCATAGTATATAGTTCCTCCAATTTTGGTATAGGAGAGGGTTTTATTAATACGCAAGGTTTGTAGAGTTCCGGGAGAAATGTTGAGTAGTTTTCTAACCTCGGTTGATTTTAACCATTGTTTGGTTTGCTGCTGATTAAGCTGTAATAAATCTTTTAATTCTTTGAGTAATAATACTCTGAATTCATTAAGATCTTCTCTGGTAATAACTTCGATAGCCATAATGTGCGATTTTAAATTGTTATGGCACAAAATTGTTGCTATTGACTTACTTTATTACAGAAGTTGAATTGAAGTTCAGGATTATTTTTTTTGAAAAGGTCACAATTTACTGTTTGTAATCCTGCCTTTTTAATTCCTTGATAAAATACAAAGGTGTTAATTCGGTAGCTTTGGTAAAGGCTTCTTTAAATTTTTGAGGTGATTTGAAACCGGCTTCCTCAGTTAATGCTTTGATAGTATAGTTTCTGTATTTAGAATCATTTTTTAACTTGTCGATGATAAACTCAATTCTTAAATCATCAACATATTCAATGTACTTTTTATTGCGGGTTTCAGATATTATCCTTGATGTATAACGTGTATTACAATCCACAATTGCCGCCATTTTACTGAGATTAAAATCTTTGTCGAGATACAGATTACTTTCTTCAAACTTTTCTAATTTTTTGGACACAGCTGCAACTATTTCGGGTTTGATAATTTGTTCACCATCAATGATTTTTTCTTTGATTTCAAGGGGTTTTACTTTCTTTATTTTTTGAGAGATTAAGTTTTTAAATCGCTGTTTTCTAATTTTTCGGCGTTGGTATTGTTTGCAAAATATATAAGTAAATGTAGCAGTCACCAAAAGAAATATAATTCCAAAAATTATATCCAACTTGTTTCGTAGTGAGAGATTCTGTTTTAGTTCTGCGGTAGCATCAGCAATTTTTTTCAGGTCATAATCCCTGTACATATTTTTAGAAAGGTATCTGTAGTTTTTACTAACAAAAGTCTCGGCTTCTAAAAGACCGTGTAAATATTTAAGTTGCTCAGTTGTATCTCCTTTAGATTCGTAATACTGAGCCAATAGGTAATAAGCTTCAATCAAATCTTCTTTCATGAACTTATCTTTTTTGAAAGTTTCATCCACCTTCTTGAAGTATGGCACAGCTTTTTCTTTATTGCCTAATTCCCAATAACTTCGACCTAAATACAAGTTTGTAGTTGAGGTATTTGCTATATCATTACTTTGAATGAAATGAGGTAATGATTTATTTAATTTGGAGATTGCATTTTTATAGTTTTTCTTGAAAAATTCGTTTCTTCCCTCGGCATTAGTAAAATATGGGATAATAGTTAGTTCGTCAAGGTTAATGGCTTCACGGTACCCTAAGTCAATTGTAGCTGCAGCCAAGTTGTATTGTTTTGTTTTTATATAACATAAACTAAGTAAATGGAGTGAAAGTAACCTTGGATTACCAGGTTCATGAACCCTAAAATATTCTTCGCATTCTTTTAATAGAGAAATAGATTCATCGTAGAAACCGAGATAATATTTTATTGAGGCAATAGAATATTTGGTTTTGTGAATCAAATATTGATTGTGAGTTTTAGAAATGAATTGGTCCGCAAGGATGTAATTATCCAAAGCTTTTGATTCCTGTTTGAAATGATAGTAAACAATGCCCTTTGTTAAATAGGCTGAACCAATTAGTTCGTTATTACTTGATTTTAAAGCTACTGACATTATACTGTCACAGTAATTTAACCATGTTTTCTTACCAGATTTATACATTACAGTTTTGTATGCTTCAATCACTTTTTCCGGATTATTACCGGCTTTAGCTTTTGACAATATCGAATGACCATAAATTGAGTCCAATTTCTGAGAATCACTATCATTTGAAAGGCGCTCTTTTAAATACTCAATATTTTTACTTTTAAGTGAATCCGGGATAATGAATTGATTTTTTTGGGCAAAACATTTACTAGTTAAAAAGAATACTACTGCAACTGTAATTTGTAAGATTTTCATTTTTAGTTATGTAGGTTAGTAGCTGATTAAAATGAGTGAATATTAAGCATTGTTTATTGAGATTAGAAAAATAGCAAATTAAAGACGAGTGTCAAATAGAAAAATAACCCTACAATGTTAAATGTTTAGATTTCAAGCGTAATAGATTTAACAACAGTGATTTGTGTACGTTTTTGTAGTGAATGATTAATTAATCCTTTCGTTGTTTATCATTTAACATTGTTGAATGGTTGTAGCATAGAGTTGGAAATCAGAAGTTCTGATTTTAGATTTGGTTTGAACAAATTGGATTAAATTATTAACCGCTATTAATGACAATACCAGGATGAAGGAAACTGCTCTAAGATTACTAGAAGATTTAGAAACCCAATTAAAAGAAATAGAATTGGCCAAAAAAGAAACTATCGAGCATGTTGAGGATTCAATCCGGAAAACTATAAGTGTACTTGAAACTTTAAAAACCAATTTTGTAAAGTATAAGTTTGAAAGTAAGAAAGATGAAATTTACTTTTTCAGGGACATTAAGCCACAGTTTGTAAGCAAGTTGATTTATTATAACGAGATTTATAATATCATGACTAATAAACCTTTTGGCGGAAATAAGACACTGAGAAAATACTACACCGGTGAATTAGCAAAACTAAAAAGCTTCTACACTGAAAATGTAGAGTTTTTTAAATACTACCGTAACGGAAACACTTACCTTGATAATAAATACTTTGTACGGGGTAGGTATGATATCAAGTTAACTCTGGATAGCTTTTATTTTCAAGCTGACAGCCGGTTCTCAACTTCGCATGATTTTAAAGTGGCCAAGATAATGGCGAATGATTTAATACAAAGTTATTTGGAAATTGAAATTGCCAAAATAGAAAACAAGGCACCATTGTTTAATCTAACAGAAAGGCAAGTGCAGAAATGGACCGGGACAAAAATTGCTCTGATAGAGTTAGTATATGCGCTGCATGCAGAAGGTGTTTTTAATAATGGAGCCAGTGACTTGAAAGAAACGGCAAAATTCTTCGAAGAGGTATTTGATGTTGATTTGGGACAGTTTCACAGAACCTTTTTTGAAATGAGAGCGCGAAAGGCTGATAGAACTAAGTTTTTAAACTCACTTCGTGATACATTGGTGCGCCGGATGGATGAAGTGGATGAATAAAAAAAGTAGCTTTATTAAGGTTCTATGTTGTCTTTTCAATTATCCATCTATCTAAGAACTCGCTTGCTTTTTGTATGTAATCTAAAGCTTCTTGTTTAGTTTTTGTTAGCCCAGAATGTCCGGCTGAATTTCGTTCAGTGCGTAGATACTCAAGCAAATCAATTCTTAGGTTTACTGGATTGCTAAATGTGTTTGTTAATGCTACCATTAAGTTTGTAAGTTGAGCATTACTACAAGTCGGCAAAGTTGTTGTTCCAAGTATTTTTTTTTCTAATGATCCCTGCATCTCACCAAGCATCCATTTTTTGGCAGTACTAATTGTATGAAATATTTCTTTTATTTCATTTTCTATCGTTCGTCCATACTGAAGTATCACAGGAGAGAAATCACCGGTATTATCAATGTTATGAAGTAAGAATTGTCCTGAGACAAGATATTCTACACTTATAGAAGTTATTTTTAATGGATCGAAGCGTTGAGTTATTATTTGATTATATACACTAACATCTAATTTATTAATATAATCATCAATCTTACTTTGTAGTTCTACTATTTTAATCTCACCTTCTTCTTTACTCTCTTTTAAGGTGAAGAAATCATTTAAAAATTTATCTCTCTGAATATTCAATAAACTCAATTCTAATTTATCATTTACATCAAAAAAACCATCATCAAAAATATTGTAGTCGATGCTTCCATCTTCCTGTATGTAGAAACCTTCTATTTGCTTTTTTTCCGCAGTGACTTTTTTCAAACTTCGTAAATAAAATATTTTTATACTTTTTGAATCTATCGCTTTTTGTGCGACTAAAGTTTGAAATTTTCTTATCAGATATTCACTATGAGTTTCGATAATAAATTGAATGTTGAATTTTTTATTTGCTTCTGAAAACATTTCAGCAAGTAACGACTGCCATTTTGGATGCAGATTTGTTTCAGGTTCCTCGACAAGAAGGAGGCTTGGAAGATAGTAATCACGCATAAACTCACCATCTTCATCATGGTCGTGTTCGGTTCTCTTATTTTTTTCGGAGAGTACACTTATTTGAATTAAAATCAATATGAGCTGCTTAATACCGTAGCCGAAGTCAACTAATTCACGTTTAGAACCTTCTAAAGTTGTTATTGATACAGAAATCAATTGATATTTTGGTCTGTAATCGACTTCAATTTGTTTCCCAATTTCAAAAGCTTTTAGATACTTGTCTATAAAATTAGAGTGGATATATCCAAACGAATTATAATCTTTTAGAAGATTAATAAAGGGAGTGTTTGCTGCCGCATTATAAATCCTTGAATTTTCTTCTTTAATATTAGATATGTACTCTATAGTCGAGATTCTCTGTATTAATCCCTTCCAACTATTTTTAAAACAATTTTCAATGACTGAATAAGTAGTATCATCATCTTCATCATTTTTCCAGATGAGATTATTTCGCAATATTTTTAGTACTCTGCTATAGAGAATATCTTCAATTTCATATGGTGGAAAGAAATAGTCTTCTGCATCAAAATCACGCTCTCCCACATTCTCTTTACCTGTAATTTCATTTTCTGTCCCAATTTTATTTTCAACAAAATCAGTCCAGGTAATTATATCGATATCATTCTTAAATGATTTTATTAGAAGTGAAGGGATAAAAAATAGTTCTTTAACACGATCATCCATTTTTTCTAAAGCGACCCATTTGCTTTTATTTTCTAAATATAATTTGTAGAATTTAAGTAAATCGCTTAGGTAAATTTTTAGCTTATCGAGTTTTATGCTCCATTCAATGTAACCCGTAAGTGGGTTTTCAAATGGTGGAAACCAAAAGGCGGAATGAGAAAATATGTCTTCTTGTTTTTCGGAATTACTTTTTTTCTTTTCATTAAACTCTTGAAGTTCAGCATTAAACTCTTGATTATAAGTCAGTTTTTCGCCCTCTGTTGCATCCCTATATAAAAATGAAAATATAGCAACATTGTCTACTTGATCAATAACTTTAACTCCTCGCAATTTTGCTTTGTAGGTACTCTTGGAGTTTGGAATTGTAAATGACAATGAAATATATAAGCTTTTAATACCCATAAACG
Above is a genomic segment from Flavobacterium phycosphaerae containing:
- a CDS encoding AAA family ATPase, with the translated sequence MGPIDIIGLKNFRIFDDEIGFLEELSPINLLTGANNSGKSSLIKSLQMLKNSIKENQYPFDLDLNQQEHLLGDFENVLFNKESKDVEISLPFTFMGIKSLYISLSFTIPNSKSTYKAKLRGVKVIDQVDNVAIFSFLYRDATEGEKLTYNQEFNAELQEFNEKKKSNSEKQEDIFSHSAFWFPPFENPLTGYIEWSIKLDKLKIYLSDLLKFYKLYLENKSKWVALEKMDDRVKELFFIPSLLIKSFKNDIDIITWTDFVENKIGTENEITGKENVGERDFDAEDYFFPPYEIEDILYSRVLKILRNNLIWKNDEDDDTTYSVIENCFKNSWKGLIQRISTIEYISNIKEENSRIYNAAANTPFINLLKDYNSFGYIHSNFIDKYLKAFEIGKQIEVDYRPKYQLISVSITTLEGSKRELVDFGYGIKQLILILIQISVLSEKNKRTEHDHDEDGEFMRDYYLPSLLLVEEPETNLHPKWQSLLAEMFSEANKKFNIQFIIETHSEYLIRKFQTLVAQKAIDSKSIKIFYLRSLKKVTAEKKQIEGFYIQEDGSIDYNIFDDGFFDVNDKLELSLLNIQRDKFLNDFFTLKESKEEGEIKIVELQSKIDDYINKLDVSVYNQIITQRFDPLKITSISVEYLVSGQFLLHNIDNTGDFSPVILQYGRTIENEIKEIFHTISTAKKWMLGEMQGSLEKKILGTTTLPTCSNAQLTNLMVALTNTFSNPVNLRIDLLEYLRTERNSAGHSGLTKTKQEALDYIQKASEFLDRWIIEKTT